A stretch of the Fusarium musae strain F31 chromosome 2, whole genome shotgun sequence genome encodes the following:
- a CDS encoding hypothetical protein (EggNog:ENOG41~BUSCO:EOG09264KO7~antiSMASH:Cluster_2.4), with translation MGESRQELVAWLNSLLQLNITKVEQCGTGAALCQVFDSIYMDVPMSKVKFNVNSEYLYIQNFKVLQNTFTKHQIDKPIPVSALIKCKMQDNLEFLQWTKRFWDLNFPDHEYDAVARRKGGSMPPAAAAPRPAASTGAARRVGSGTPSGGPRVAKAAGPATAALQQENATLKETVTGLERERDFYFSKLRDIELLVQQAVDEDPELEKQEDGLVKQIQTILYSTEEGFEIPAEGEGLDDQETF, from the exons ATGGGCGAGTCGAG ACAAGAGCTAGTTGCATGGCTCAACAGCCTCCTTCAGCTTAACATTACGAAGGTTGAGCAATGCGGTACTGG TGCTGCCCTCTGCCAGGTCTTTGACAGTATCTACATGGACGTCCCCATGTCAAAGGTCAAGTTCAATGTGAACTCTGAATACTTGTATATTCAAAATTTCAAGGTCTTGCAAA ACACCTTTACCAAGCACCAAATTGACAAGCCTATTCCTGTCTCCGCACTTATCAAGTGCAAGATGCAGGACAACCTCGAGTTCCTCCAGTGGACAAAGCGATTTTGGGATCTTAACTTCCCCGACCACGAGTACGATGCCGTTGCCCGCCGAAAAGGTGGCTCAATGCCTCCCGCAGCCGCCGCACCCCGACCTGCTGCTAGCACTGGCGCCGCTCGCCGCGTGGGAAGCGGTACCCCCAGTGGTGGACCCCGAGTTGCAAAGGCCGCTGGACCCGCTACCGCAGCTCTTCAGCAAGAAAATGCCACATTGAAGGAGACCGTCACAGGTCTGGAGAGGGAACGAGATTTCTATTTCAGCAAGTTGCGGGATATTGAGCTACTTGTTCAACAGGCCGTTGACGAGGACCctgagctggagaagcaAGAGGATGGCCTCGTAAAGCAGATCCAAACTATCCTTTACTCAACAGAGGAAGGATTCGAGATTCCTGCTGAGGGCGAGGGTCTCGATGACCAAGAGACCTTTTAG
- a CDS encoding hypothetical protein (EggNog:ENOG41) has protein sequence MSGPPPPPPPHGGVPKGSGLPPGKYDIFVIPEHSSGGGFLYLPSMQPNVNSFAAGFASALILVVLGQTLAPAFRTWWEGFHGLGNMAMAMLVVGVGFGAWALGRFQNQDKGFPGSGGGFSGPGNSGRDNQGGWSSGFRSANAGAPPPPPPHGTPPPPPHHDTPPRPPPHDGPKTSWHGSPHSERPPPPPQPEPQPTSRDEPEPPRPPPQARPPQPQTPPETPPPKPKSKKSKSKPRDPPRDPPREPSPPPKPRAETPPPPPKPKAKPEPKPEPKPEPEAEPEPAPVPKAEKSEREKQKGSWEKAREEMRKKEEERKVREAEQKRREEAAKRLAELRAKDAKERQEREKERQRKEQEARDKKERLEAEQRAKELAIKLEEERRERERLEKEAKEAREREAQREKEARELEEKKKKEAEEREARRKKFAAEREALRKKEAEEAKRREEEKKQKELEKQREQERLEKEKAEKERIEREKAEKEKAEKEQAERERAARETADRQRMSYAYSGVGEKISMWPNGRPPAAPKSTTSSTSKPPPSAASSQRKPGPVPSAAKSNVSGVSTENSYRPYDKPKQQPKRRGSVSSLGSESSWAASQTTGRTTPPLSTRAGPYSTKDPDKIVISGVYLFMNQFSKTPASQLISGVGTVTDGLILRVTTEGLFIDDDVRNVPQREWDVKTWTLKQVETGEWKSKGLHLLRATNREGKRYLFVIDETESWKISTGLQRLRKSPLAQQLAVSGMAASDARGTLEMLGWA, from the exons ATGAGCGGTCCCCCTccgccgcctccgcctcaTGGCGGAGTGCCAAAGGGCTCTGGCTTGCCTCCGGGAAAATATGACATTTTTGTTATTCCCGAGCACTCCTCTGGAGGCGGATTCTTGTACCTACCATCTATGCAGCCGAATGTGAACAGTTTCGCAGCTGGATTCGCTTCAGCTCTGATCCTCGTGGTCCTTGGCCAGACTTTGGCGCCTGCTTTCCGTACGTGGTGGGAAGGCTTCCATGGATTAGGAAAcatggcaatggcaatgcTGGTTGTGGGTGTTGGCTTCGGTGCGTGGGCTCTTGGTCGTTTCCAAAATCAGGATAAGGGGTTTCCAGGTAGTGGAGGTGGTTTTAGCGGTCCGGGAAATTCTGGCCGTGATAATCAAGGCGGATGGAGTTCGGGCTTCCGTTCAGCAAATGCTGGAGcgccccctccccctcctcctcatggcactcctcctccaccgcctCATCATGATACCCCCCCAAGGCCACCGCCTCATGATGGTCCCAAGACATCTTGGCATGGCTCGCCACATTCAGAACggccccctcctcctccgcaacCAGAGCCTCAACCCACTTCGCGAGATGAACCCGAGCCACCTCGACCACCTCCCCAGGCTCGACCTCCTCAACCACAGACGCCTCCTGAAACGCCACCCCCGAAACCGAAATCGAAGAAGTCCAAATCCAAACCAAGAGACCCTCCAAGAGATCCTCCAAGAGAGCCGTCACCTCCACCAAAGCCTCGCGCTGAGAccccccctcctccaccaaagcCCAAGGCTAAACCGGAACCCAAACCTGAACCcaaaccagagccagaggcAGAACCAGAGCCGGCTCCTGTACCCAAAGCTGAAAAGTCTGAGCGTGAAAAGCAAAAGGGTTCGTGGGAAAAGGCTCGCgaggagatgaggaagaaggaggaagagcgcAAAGTCAGGGAAGCTGAGCAAAAGCGACGTGAAGAGGCCGCAAAGAGACTTGCTGAGCTGAGGGCGAAGGACGCTAAGGAACgacaagaaagagagaaggagaggcagCGCAAGGAGCAAGAGGCCCGTGATAAGAAGGAGCGCCTCGAAGCTGAACAGCGGGCCAAGGAACTTGCCATCAAGCTCGAGGAAGAGCGACGAGAACGGGAACGCCTGGAGAAGGAAGCTAAGGAAGCCCGTGAGCGAGAAGCACAACGAGAAAAGGAGGCTCGCGaacttgaggagaagaagaaaaaggaagcCGAAGAGCGCGAAGCAAGACGCAAGAAGTTTGCCGCTGAACGAGAGGCtttgaggaagaaggaagccgaggaggccaagcgacgagaagaagagaagaaacaaaAGGAGCTGGAGAAACAGCGAGAGCAGGAGAGATtagaaaaggagaaggctgagaaggagaggatcgagagggaaaaggccgagaaagaaaaggctgagaaggagcaGGCTGAAAGAGAACGAGCTGCACGGGAAACTGCTGATCGACAACGTATGAGCTATGCCTACTCAGGCGTTGGCGAGAAGATCAGCATGTGGCCCAACGGTCGCCCACCAGCTGCACCCAAGTCTACAACCTCTTCTACTTCCAAGCCTCCTCCAAGCgccgcttcttctcaacgaaAGCCTGGCCCTGTTCCCTCAGCCGCCAAGTCCAATGTTTCTGGTGTCAGCACGGAGAACTCGTATCGACCCTACGACAAGCCCAAGCAGCAACCGAAGCGTAGAGGCTCTGTGTCTTCGCTTGGTTCTGAGTCGTCGTGGGCGGCATCGCAGACTACTGGTCGAACAACACCGCCCCTTTCGACACGTGCTGGTCCCTATTCAACCAAGGATCCTGACAAGATTGTCATCTCAGGTGTTTACCTTTTCATGAACCAATTCTCCAAGACGCCCGCCAGCCAACTTATCTCGGGTGTTGGAACTGTAACCGACGGACTGATCCTCCGTGTGACAACCGAAGGTCTTTTCATCGATGATGACGTCCGAAATGTACCACAGCGGGAATGGGACGTCAAAACTTGGACGCTGAAACAAGTAGAG ACTGGAGAGTGGAAATCCAAAGGCCTTCACCTACTACGGGCCACGAACCGAGAAGGAAAGCGATACCTGTTCGTTATCGATGAGACGGAGAGCTGGAAGATATCCACCGGGCTCCAGCGCCTTCGAAAGAGCCCTCTTGCCCAGCAGCTTGCAGTCAGTGGCATGGCGGCTTCGGACGCTCGAGGAACTCTCGAGATGCTGGGCTGGGCCTAA
- a CDS encoding hypothetical protein (EggNog:ENOG41) yields the protein MTCPFSNPRNLFKDLAIARETQSIEYSEKLGGYAISRSRPTVPDFPPQVKQIFANKVPERGTLLAYDNPDHDRLRKSVALFFMPRRLERFEPLLRATAHDLIDGFVEKGCADIKSNFALPLPL from the exons ATGACGTGCCCTTTCAGCAACCCGAGAAACCTCTTCAAGGACCTCGCCATAGCCCGAGAAACACAAAGTATAGAATACAGCGAGAAACTAGGAGGCTATGCCATCTCTCG CTCAAGGCCCACGGTACCCGATTTCCCACCACAAGTCAAGCAAATCTTTGCAAACAAGGTCCCGGAAAGGGGGACATTGCTCGCGTATGACAACCCTGATCACGATAGACTGCGAAAGAGCGTAGCATTATTCTTTATGCCTAGAAGACTAGAGCGTTTTGAGCCTTTGTTGAGAGCAACAGCGCATGATCTGATAGACGGGTTTGTGGAAAAGGGTTGTGCTGATATCAAGAGCAACTTTGCACTTCCATTACCCCTATAG
- the DRS1 gene encoding nucleolar DEAD-box protein required for synthesis of 60S ribosomal subunit (EggNog:ENOG41~SMCOG1122:ATP-dependent RNA helicase~antiSMASH:Cluster_2.4) — MAPSQKRKPAQDDFIFTIDDNDDIPVEEEEVTVEPPKKKAKTSKKSKKSKRAASPEDDEEENGVEGIWGFNDDDDGAMDSEFEFGAEEAADLGTVEFEGWGFDGAKKGMAVEKKGVDLDEIIRRRREKKLGKSDPEETADAEENEAMDVDLDDDDDEVLADDAFGMNVASDVEESGDEEDEDDQDESGAEDKDEEDDEEDDDAASDNDSVATPTGHPDDDASDDSDDGEDAEEEAKRKAFFAPEEEEASGKKNASSFQAMSLSRPILRGLATVGFSKPTPIQAKAIPIALMGKDLVGGAVTGSGKTGAFIVPILERLLYRPKKIPTTRVVVLTPTRELAIQCHAVATKLAAFTDIKFTLAVGGLSLKAQEVELKLRPDVIIATPGRFIDHMRNSASFNVDTVEIMVLDEADRMLEDGFADELNEILTTLPKSRQTMLFSATMTSTVDRLIKVGLNKPARVMVDSQKKTVTTLVQEFVRLRPGREEKRMGYLAHVCKNIYKERVIIFFRQKKEAHRARIIFGLLGLSCAELHGSMNQTQRISSVEDFRDGKVAYLLATDLASRGLDIKGVDTVINYEAPQSLEIYVHRVGRTARAGRKGTALTLASENDRKVVKAAVKSGKAQGAKIVSRQIEAAEVDALQAQIDEMNDEIEEIMQEEKEEKQLAHVEMQVKKGENLIQHEAEIKGRPRRTWFESEHDKKQSKQAGKDELNGMREAMKKKTGKLSNKDKKRLDNKQLRAEGGGEWRKGKSSEADMKARHKEQAKARAKGRATKEGGKDAAPSRPKGKGRGGGKRR, encoded by the exons ATGGCGCCCTCACAGAAGCGAAAACCTGCGCAAGACGATTTCATCTTTACAATTGACGACAATGACGATATTCccgtcgaggaggaggaagtgaCCGTGGAAcctcccaagaagaaggccaagaccagCAAAAAGTCAAAGAAGTCAAAGCGTGCAGCCAGtcctgaagatgacgaggaggagaatggtGTAGAGGGTATTTGGGGATtcaatgatgacgacgatggtgCTATGGACTCCGAATTCGAGTTTGgcgctgaagaagctgccgACCTTGGTACAGTAGAATTCGAGGGATGGGGTTTCGATGGCGCAAAGAAGGGTATGGCTGTTGAAAAGAAGGGCGTTGATCTGGATGAGATTATTCGAAGGCGTCGCGAaaagaagcttggcaaatCTGACCCCGAGGAGACTGCCGATGCTGAAGAAAACGAGGCCATGGATGTTGATctggacgacgatgatgacgaggttCTCGCAGACGACGCATTCGGTATGAACGTTGCTTCTGATGTTGAGGAATCTggtgacgaggaggacgaagatgatcaGGATGAATCTGGAGCCGAagacaaggatgaggaagacgacgaggaagacgatgatgctgcATCAGACAACGACTCTGTCGCTACTCCCACAGGTCACCCAGATGACGATGCTTCCGACGATAGCGACGATGGGGAGGAcgccgaggaggaagctAAGCGAAAGGCTTTCTTCGCCccggaggaagaggaggcatCTGGCAAGAAGAATGCCTCGTCTTTCCAGGCCATGTCTCTGTCACGTCCAATTCTCCGTGGTCTTGCTACAGTAGGCTTCTCCAAGCCTACGCCCATTCAAGCCAAGGCAATCCCTATAGCACTGATGGGTAAAGatcttgttggtggtgctgtCACTGGTTCCGGAAAGACTGGTGCCTTTATTGTTCCTATTCTGGAGCGTTTGCTATACCGACCCAAGAAGATTCCCACCACTCGCGTTGTTGTTCTCACTCCTACTCGTGAATTGGCTATCCAATGTCACGCTGTCGCCACAAAGCTTGCTGCCTTCACTGATATCAAGTTCACTCTTGCCGTCGGTGGTCTGAGTCTCAAGGCTCAGGAGGTTGAGCTGAAGTTGCGCCCAGATGTCATTATTGCTACTCCTGGTCGTTTCATTGATCACATGCGAAACTCTGCCAGCTTCAACGTTGACACTGTTGAGATTATGgtccttgatgaagctgatcgTATGCTTGAGGACGGTTTCGCCGACGAACTTAACGAAATTCTCACAACGCTCCCCAAGTCACGTCAAACCATGCTCTTCTCCGCTACCATGACATCCACCGTCGATCGCCTCATCAAGGTCGGTCTTAACAAACCTGCCAGGGTTATGGTGGACTCTCAGAAGAAGACTGTTACTACACTGGTGCAAGAATTCGTTCGCCTGCGCCCTGGCCGAGAGGAGAAGCGAATGGGTTACCTGGCACACGTCTGCAAGAACATCTACAAGGAGCGAGTTATTATCTTCTTCCGACAAAAGAAGGAAGCTCATCGAGCTCGAATTATCTTTGGCTTGCTTGGTCTCTCATGTGCTGAGCTTCACGGTAGCATGAACCAAACACAG CGTATCTCAAGTGTTGAAGACTTCCGAGACGGCAAGGTGGCGTACCTATTAGCCACCGATCTTGCTTCCCGtggtcttgatatcaaggGCGTCGATACCGTCATCAACTACGAAGCGCCTCAATCACTAGAGATCTACGTCCACAGAGTTGGTCGAACAGCTCGTGCTGGTCGTAAGGGTACTGCCTTGACATTAGCTTCTGAGAATGACCGCAAGGTCGTCAAGGCTGCTGTGAAGTCTGGCAAGGCCCAGGGCGCCAAGATTGTCAGCCGACAGATTGAGGCCGCCGAAGTTGATGCTCTTCAAGCTCAGATCGACGAGATGAATGATGAAATCGAGGAGATCAtgcaagaagagaaggaagagaagcagctcgCCCATGTCGAGATGCAAgtcaagaagggtgagaACCTGATACAGCATGAGGCTGAAATCAAGGGGCGACCTAGGCGAACATGGTTCGAGTCTGAACACGACAAGAAGCAGTCCAAGCAAGCCGGCAAAGATGAGCTCAACGGCATGAGagaggcgatgaagaagaagacgggcAAGCTAAGCAACAAGGATAAGAAGCGCCTTGACAACAAGCAACTACGTGCCGAGGGTGGCGGAGAGTGGAGGAAGGGCAAGTCGTCAGAGGCTGACATGAAGGCCCGACATAAGGAACAGGCCAAAGCAAGGGCCAAGGGCCGGGCGACTAAGGAGGGAGGCAAAGATGCCGCCCCCAGCAGACCCAAGGGAAAGGGAAGAGGCGGTGGTAAGAGGAGATGA
- a CDS encoding hypothetical protein (EggNog:ENOG41) produces MTANNAAYLVAEKAPLEVKPAPYPEPKDDEIIIENHAVALNPVDSAQQRLGPSIFPWLKFPAILGCDVAGRVAAVGSGITKYKLGDRVIGYNMGTFQEYVPAKEYLCAKLPDNIGFAEAAVLPLCLSVAVKTLFHPDYLALDLPTTETKANGKVVLIWGGSTSVGCNIIQLAKAAGFEVITTASPKNFDYLKKLGASQTFDYNSPTIKDDLLAAVKGKAVAGTIANGGLNVSVYPSIVEACAAVALSSPDNCKLVPLTMVPRFPVPDSVETKFVIPLATDKDLASWIFNDYISEALANGSFVPAPEAEIVGHGLGGLQSALDTLDAGVSAKKIVVTMK; encoded by the coding sequence ATGACTGCAAACAACGCTGCATATCTCGTCGCCGAAAAAGCACCTCTCGAGGTGAAGCCAGCACCATACCCAGAGCCAAAAGatgacgagatcatcatcgaGAACCATGCAGTAGCTCTCAATCCTGTCGATTCAGCTCAGCAGAGACTTGGGCCCTCCATCTTCCCATGGCTCAAGTTCCCAGCTATTCTCGGCTGCGATGTCGCGGGACGTGTCGCAGCTGTTGGCTCTGGCATCACCAAGTACAAGCTCGGCGACCGGGTTATTGGATATAACATGGGTACCTTTCAGGAGTATGTTCCTGCGAAAGAGTATCTATGTGCCAAACTCCCAGATAACATTGGCTTCGCAGAAGCAGCTGTGCTTCCGCTTTGTTTGAGCGTTGCTGTCAAGACTTTGTTCCATCCTGACTACCTTGCGCTTGACCTCCCTACCACAGAGACTAAAGCCAATGGAAAAGTCGTTCTCATATGGGGTGGATCTACCAGTGTTGGCTGTAACATCATCCAACTTGCAAAAGCAGCCGGTTTCGAGGTCATAACCACCGCGTCGCCCAAGAACTTTGActacctcaagaagctcggggCCAGCCAGACCTTCGACTACAACTCTCCAACCATTAAAGATGATCTTCTCGCTGCAGTCAAAGGAAAGGCCGTGGCCGGAACTATAGCCAATGGCGGCTTGAACGTCTCAGTCTATCCTTCAATCGTGGAAGCCTGTGCAGCTGTAGCCCTGAGCTCACCAGACAATTGTAAGCTTGTTCCTCTTACAATGGTACCCCGATTTCCAGTCCCTGATAGTGTTGAGACCAAGTTTGTCATTCCCCTGGCGACTGATAAAGACCTTGCTTCGTGGATCTTTAATGATTACATCTCGGAGGCGTTGGCAAATGGAAGTTTTGTGCCGGCCCCTGAGGCAGAGATTGTTGGCCATGGGCTTGGAGGTCTCCAGTCTGCTTTGGACACTCTTGATGCTGGTGTGTCGGCCAAGAAGATCGTTGTTACTATGAAATGA
- a CDS encoding hypothetical protein (antiSMASH:Cluster_2.4) has translation MKFLSLLTLASFATASPFRRQQTVTGTIKSSVDTVNDASLVTLNQINDNVALISNNVDAQVIVEAQALLKANYQAIAQGLTTSTTTIVSVTTGAAGGVAAQAIGLANQQIVTLTASILVVIGILENLGATISITVTDLTPALRAAFQSEINAVKAAINPFVSPVLLLAAAVRAANIGGSATITGLDNAIVNLFRVQSEVAASIGIPALSL, from the exons ATGAAGtttctcagcctcctcactCTTGCTTCCTTCGCCACGGCCTCTCCTTTCCGTCGGCAACAAACCGTCACAGGAACCATCAAGTCTTCAGTCGACACTGTAAATGACGCCTCTTTGGTAACTCTCAACCAGATCA ACGATAATGTCGCCTTGATCAGCAACAACGTCGATGCCCAAGTCATCGTAGAAGCTCAGgctcttctcaaagccaactACCAAGCCATCGCCCAAGGTCTGACCACTTCCACAACCACGATTGTCAGCGTCACTACAGGAGCAGCTGGTGGTGTTGCGGCCCAAGCCATTGGCCTCGCCAACCAACAGATCGTCACACTCACTGCCTCTATCCTCGTTGTTATCGGCATCCTTGAGAACCTCGGAGCCACTATCTCCATCACGGTCACAGACCTGACTCCCGCTCTAAGAGCTGCTTTCCAGTCTGAGATCAACGCTGTCAAGGCTGCCATCAATCCCTTTGTTAGCCCTGTTCTCCTCCTCGCGGCTGCTGTGCGGGCTGCGAATATTGGCGGCAGTGCCACTATCACTGGCCTCGACAATGCCATTGTCAACCTCTTCAGAGTCCAAAGCGAGGTCGCGGCGTCCATCGGCATTCCTGCCCTTAGTCTCTAA